agacctgttggcctctctctcctctatGTCCCGAGCAAACATGTCCTCCACCCTCCTGGCAATGCttactgcctgctgataagtgatgtttatctccaactccctagccatattggtccgaatactggggtggagtacCTCAATGAAGCGGCGAACACTCTCGCTGACTGTAGCAACCTGAGACggcgcatggcgagctaactcactaaaACAGattgcatactccgacacagtcatagcaccctgatacaactgctcaaactctgcacgccaagcatccctgaggctctgaggaacatactcacgtaaGAACATGCCGCTCCCCTAAGCTGGAAAGCGGTAAatgaaaccccactcgtctccacaattcccatagtgcggagaatacgatgacactcttcAAGAAAACCTAGAGCATCATCCGAAGCTagtccactgaaagtaggtgtgTGGTACTTCtcgtacctctcaagtctgagcttctcTGCCTTAGAAgaagctaccctgatctcatgatGAATTGGAGCCACTGGGGGggataggaatatactctggggcctgatcaacctggaccatCTGCTCAGGGGTACGGACTGCTGGAGTCTGTGCctctcccccggcctaagatgtagcgggagctatcgaaaatagtccagcctaagccagagtgctgaacatgctcaagaattgAGCTAAATtatcctggagggctggagtagcaatagggatctcagGTGCTGGCCCTCCATCTGcatctgcgcactccccacgcgctgtaacgacccgaccggtcattttgagagttagagccccgaacccctattaactgctttcccaaaatctatttctactattgtgatgTTGGGCCAAGGCtaggaacgcaggtgcgaagtatTGGCCGTatctacgagcccgcaggtgtGAGGCCTTGAGCGTAGATGAGGAGTTTGGGATGGTTTCACAGATGCGCAcgtgagaccgcagatgcgagaaaggtgtccgcaggtgcggaagctagGTGATTAAGTGATTTGTgtaggtgcggctccttggaccacAGGTGTGGTCACACGAGTGCGAGAtaatggtcgcaggtgcaaaaatcctGGGcataaaccataaatagaacTCTTCGCGCATTTGcttcatttccaccatttctattcagtttttggagcttttaggagagatttgaagagggaatcaaggggatttcatttaggtaagttacttgagccctaatacttgtatatatggcaattttacattttttaatcatggtaattagtgaaaattaggGGTTAGCGCTtgaaatatttggagagtaatttaaggatttgaaggaccaaacgatgtcggatttttgatgaatttggtatggttagactcatgagtgaatgatatttctagttttgtaaattttgtcggatttcgagacgtggtcccgggggccgggtttgagccaattttgggttttggtctaattttgtagtttttcttgtggactTCATTcaattagcgcgtattgatggtattgtactgattgtgaatagattcggagcatttggatgccgagtccagaggcaagagcattgcgggttagatatttgaccggtttgaggtaagtaacgattgtaaatctagtcccgagggtacgaaaccccgtattTTTTT
This sequence is a window from Nicotiana tomentosiformis chromosome 5, ASM39032v3, whole genome shotgun sequence. Protein-coding genes within it:
- the LOC138893079 gene encoding uncharacterized protein, whose protein sequence is MFLREYVPQSLRDAWRAEFEQLYQGAMTVSEYAICFSELARHAPSQVATVSESVRRFIEVLHPSIRTNMARELEINITYQQAVSIARRVEDMFARDIEEREANRSRETGHYSGASAPATRYGRGFVSCPIYLALPAANGVPAHPNPFRSPIMHR